The Terriglobia bacterium nucleotide sequence GGACGAAGTTCGGCAGATCCCGCAGTCCCGTATAGTCGAACATCTCGTAGTTCGGTTGGCGAGCGGTGGCTGAGAGCGCGTAGCTATGCAGGTTCTGCCTAGGGATGAACGGGTAGAAGCGAATCTCGTGATAGGTCCTCTTTCTGGCTCTCCAGGTCCAATTCACCACCAGCGGCGGAACCAAGAAGCCGGACTTGAGGACCTTACTCATGACCTGCCAACCTGCGCCACGTATCCTGGCAACCGGGCGGGAGCGCACGGTCTTAACCTGCGCGCGAAAAGCACAGGCGGTGCACTGGACATCGAATAGCGGATAGTTCGGGGGAAGGACCATCAGCGGCCTTTGGTAGTTCGGACACCGGCACAGCTCCACGACATCCTGCTCGCCCTTCCGTCCAATCCTCTGCGTTGTTGGCACCTTTCCCCCAGCATCGGATTCGTAAAGTCTACACATGTGTAGAAGGGGGTCAAGCAGCATCTTGGCATGCCACGCCAGAGGGTGTCCCTGCGCCGAAGGCTTGCACGAGGGCTCGTGCAGATTCGAGGCGGCCAGTCCCAGAACGAGTTCTCGCGAAAGGCCGGCGTTTCGGGTCCTACGATCAATCGAATCGAGAACGAGATTCAGAACGTCTCGCTCGATACGCTCGAGAAGCTGTGCATCCGTCTAAAGTGCGATATCGCCGACCTTTTCCCTCCGGGTAAGAGTGAGGATTAGCCGAAGCGCCCGGCGACGGGGGCGTTCCCGGACGCGGAGCAGAGAACGCAGATGGTCTGCCCTTGAGCCTGCTCAAGGTGGGCCAGTCGATGCGGGCGGGTCCGGCGGCGAGGGAACCGTGAACCGGACCGACGAGCGGGCGGTGTCGGGGTCCGGCGCCGGCTCGATCGCGGCCTCGAAGAGGTAGCGCCCCGGACGTAGTCCCCGCGCCGGAATCCGATCGAGGAGCGTCCTGCATCCGGACTCTCCTTCATCGAAACCGGCGAGCGGGACCGGGGAAAGCGAGCCGACGTCCGCGCCGTCCTCGTCGAGCAGCGCGCGTCGCACCACGCGGCCTTCGGCGCGCCGACGTCGCTCGAGACCGCAGGCGAGCGTCAGGACGGCGACTTCCGACTGGGCGTTCTGCAATCTCTGCACGAGAAGCGGCTCGAAGCTCGTGGAGCCGCCGATGTAGTCCCCCCTGAGGTCGGATGCCAGAGCGCCGTCCGCCGCGCGCGCGGCGGACGGGGACTGGATCACGACGTCTCGACCGGCGGGGTTCCCGAGGTAGGGTCCGACGAGGAATGGCCGCGAGATCGGGACCTCGGGAACTCGCACCGTCTCGCGCACCGCGGACGGAACGCGCCCGTCCGGGTCCACGAGAACGGCGTCAATTTCGTACTCGCCGGGGCCAAGGGTCGCGCGGTCCATGAACGATACGCGCCGCTCGCCTGCTCCCGCGCCCTCTCTCGCTCTCAGCGTCACCCTCCGGTCAAAGCGGAACACGCCAGCGGCGCGGCCGCGCACGGTGACCCCGAAATCCCGTATCGCGGCGTCTCCGCTGCCGGACAGGTCGACCGGGAAGTCCACGACAACGAGGCAATCCCAGCGCTTGCGGCCGCTTGGCCTCAAGGGGAAGACGTGGGTGCGCACGAGCCCGCCCTGGAACAGGTCGGGGAGCTGGTGGGCCGCGCGCAGGAGGTCCTTTCGCTCCGCGTCCTCGGAGCGGAAGACGTAGGCGGAGGGGTGCAGCACCCGAAGCCCGGGTCTGCGCACTTTCACGGTCAGCGCGCGGTCGCGGCCCAGGACGGCATCGCGGTCGTAGAAACCAACCGAATACCGGCAGTCGAGGTCGTGCTCGGCCCGGGCGAGGGCCAAGGTGTGGTTCCAGGTCTTCGCGGTTACGCGCCCGCCCGTCATCTCGGCGAGTCGGGTCAGACCATGGGCCTCGACCGCTCCGGGGCAGGAGTTCAGGAGATAGCCGCTCACGTCCATCGGGTAGATGGCGGTCCGCGACGCCGCGGCACGCGCGGCGATCCCGTCGTATCGCGCCTCGTTGGTCGCTGGACAGGGACCGGGGCCGTTGTTGTACAGAACGAGCACCTTGCTCCCGGGAACCCTTCCGAGACTGTCGAGAAGGGCGTCTAGGCCATTGAGGAGGGCGTCACCCCCGTAGCTCGCACTCCCGTCCCAGAGGGTAAGATCGTCTTCCATGCGATCGATCGTCCGGACGACATCGGCAGGATTGTGCGTGAACGGCTGCTCGACGCGGACGGTTCGGCCGATGGAGACAACGAGATACTCGTCCTCGTTGAGCCGCGAGCGCTTCCGGAACTCGCGTTTCAGGCGATCTAGCGCGACGCAAGGGTCCATATCGCTTTCCGATCGGCAAGCACCACGAACGCCAACGAAGCTGATGGCGATAACGACCCGCCGCGGTGGTGGGGCACCGCGCGGCGGCGGCTCGACGGAGGCCGTGGTTGCCGTCCCTCCCGGCAGATCGGCCTGCTCCGCCCCACATGTCGCGTCAAGCGTGTCTGCCTCATGCGACTTCCCGTCCACCTCGATCTCGAAGTCCTCGCGAGCGAGGCCCGGGACGGTATGCCCTTGCTCGTCGAGCGCGACGACATCCACAACCATGAGGCGCACGCCGACCTTCTCCACGAGTCCCGTTTTCAGGGGTCCGGGCGTAGTCCCTGCGCCGGCCGCCATGGCCGCGAGCGACGCGCCGAGCGCGATTACGGATCCACGCAGCCATCGCCGCCTAGAGACCGTCGGACCGCACCATGTGGCCATCGGGGGACCTCGCGCCTTTCGGGGAGCAGTACGTCGCGAGCGTGCCCCAGGGCGGCGCACGGTCAAGGACTCCGCCGACATCGTGCGGCGACGGACCCGCACGTCAGGAGACAGCCGCGTACCGCGAAGCAGCGAGGCGCGGCGAGCCGGGCTCCACCGTTACCTATCTCCCCGGCTGCTCACGTTCACTTGATCCTCAATTCTGTTCGCATTGCACGAACGATCTCATCCTTGAGCGATTCGGCGCGCTCTCCCAGTTCCTTCATCTCCGCGGCGACGGGTGAGTCGGTGTTGAACTGCTTGAGGTCTCCCAAAAGGGCAGTCGTCCTGCTCATGAGCCGTTCCTGAAGTGCCGTGAAATCCCGAACCAGCGAAAGGAGCTTTTCGGAACAGACCAAGGTCAGCCCATGGAGTTCGCTCTTGGCCTTCGAGAACGCAGACGCTGTCCGCAGCGTGAATTCCCGGACGTCCACGTTGAGTGCCTCAAGGTCGCCTCCGCCCCGCAGGATGTCGGAGAAGTGCCTCCCCATGGTATCGCGCATGAAGCTCTCAAAGTCGATCCGAGCCGTCGCGGCCATGTCATCCAGGGCCTTGAGGAATGCTTTGTACTCCGCGTACTTGTGATCGAACCTCTCTTTCCGCCGCTCCTCGCGCACCTTCAGGAAATAAAAGAGAACTGGGGACACGATGGACGAAACAGCGAGGCTGACCATCGCCGGAGTCAGGAATCCTTCGCTCACGGTGTCCGCCATCTTTCACCAACCGTCTGCCCGGGGTTGCAGGTGCCCCGATCGACGTCCGTAGGCTGCGGGACTCGCTGGCGCGGGGCGTGCGCATGCAAGGCCATTGACCCGTGGGCCCCGCAGCGTAACGGCGATGTCAGCCAGCCACGTTCCAACCCAGATCGAGAAGCGCCTTCCGCACCGCCGAAACGTCCGTTCCCCACGATGGCGAGTCGCCTGTTCCATGCAGTACGACTACACGGAAGTCCGCAGAAGAGACGAATCGGCCCATGATGTTCCGAAACTGCGCGGCTGTGACATGCACGTCCGACATGTGCGCGGGGACCAGCAATAGGAGCTTTTTCCCCAGGCGATGGCATAGGAGATCCATGACAGCTCCTCGGACCTGCTTCGCTGTTCGCGAGTCCACCTCTACCGCGACGCCATCGCCCACGACGCCGTCAATCCGGCCAGGATGGCCCGCGCCGAAGTCGATTTCAAGAGCCGGGCCATATTGCGCGTAGGCGTTACCGCAAGCGCGTGAAAGCAGCTCCTTTCCGTACGCGTCGTGACTTCCCATGGGCGATAACCACGCCTTTCCTCTGGCGACGTCGCCGCTGACCTGCGGGTCGGTGTGGCGCGGCCCGTTCGGTTTGCTACCTCCATGGCGAAATGCCCACCCAGCCAGCTTCGACGGCGCGACTCGGTGACTCCCCCGGCCCCCTCGCTCGCTGCCCGGGAGCATACGCCGGTCGCGCTCGAGGGGGAAGGGGCGGGATCGCAGTCGGGCGGAGGCGGTAGTTCCGAGCCAGTTCGAGGCCGTTGCTGCACCTGGCAACGCGCGAACACCCAGCGATGGTCACCGAAATCGAAGCGCTGTTCCTCACACCCCTCTGCCGCATCGCACGGCAGGATCGCAGAAAGCCTTCCTACGATCCGCTCAAGACGGATAGGACAATCAAGTTGCAGACCGAGTGGGCAATTATCGGTGCGACGAGCCCCCGCGTGAAGATCCTCAAGAGGCTGAAGACAACCGCCATTACCGCGTATCCGATCAGGTACTGCGGCACCCCGTGCACCGCGGCGAAGACGATGGCGGTGGCGGAAACGCCAGCGACAACGCCAAAGCGGTTCTGCACGAGGTCATGGAGTCTCCCGCGAAAATAGAGTTCCTCGGC carries:
- a CDS encoding helix-turn-helix domain-containing protein, with amino-acid sequence MQIRGGQSQNEFSRKAGVSGPTINRIENEIQNVSLDTLEKLCIRLKCDIADLFPPGKSED